In a genomic window of Enterobacter asburiae:
- the trmA gene encoding tRNA (uridine(54)-C5)-methyltransferase TrmA, which produces MTPEHLPTEQYDAQLAEKVVRLQSMMTPFNAPVPEVFRSPVSHYRMRAEFRIWHDGDDLYHIIFDQQTKSRIRVDSFPAASELINQLMTLIIEGVRNNPVLRHKLFQIDYLTTQSNQAIVSLLYHKALTDEWREQAEALRDALRAQNINVHLIGRATKTKIMLDQDYVDERLPVAGKEMIYRQVENSFTQPNAAMNVQMLEWALKATEGSKGDLLELYCGNGNFSLALARNFDRVLATEIAKPSVAAAQYNIAANHIDNVQIIRMAAEEFTQAMNGVRAFNRLEGIDLKSYQCETIFVDPPRSGLDSETEKMVQAYPRILYISCNPETLCKNLETLSQTHKVERLALFDQFPYTHHMECGVLLTAK; this is translated from the coding sequence ATGACCCCCGAACACCTCCCGACAGAACAGTACGACGCGCAGCTGGCAGAGAAAGTTGTCCGCCTGCAAAGTATGATGACGCCTTTCAACGCGCCCGTTCCCGAGGTGTTCCGCTCCCCTGTCAGCCACTACCGCATGCGCGCCGAGTTCCGCATCTGGCACGACGGCGACGACCTGTATCACATCATTTTCGATCAGCAGACCAAATCCCGCATTCGCGTGGACAGCTTCCCGGCAGCGAGCGAGCTCATCAACCAGTTGATGACGCTGATAATTGAAGGCGTGCGCAACAATCCGGTGCTGCGCCACAAGCTGTTCCAGATTGACTATCTGACCACGCAAAGCAATCAGGCGATTGTCTCTCTGCTGTACCACAAAGCATTGACCGACGAGTGGCGCGAGCAGGCAGAAGCCCTGCGCGATGCGCTGCGCGCGCAGAACATCAACGTGCACCTGATTGGCCGCGCGACCAAAACCAAAATCATGCTGGATCAGGATTACGTCGACGAACGTCTGCCGGTGGCGGGTAAAGAGATGATTTACCGTCAGGTGGAGAACAGCTTCACCCAGCCGAACGCGGCGATGAACGTGCAAATGCTGGAGTGGGCGCTGAAGGCGACGGAAGGGTCTAAGGGCGACCTGCTTGAGCTGTACTGCGGTAACGGCAACTTCTCGCTGGCGCTGGCGCGTAACTTCGATCGCGTCCTGGCAACCGAAATCGCCAAGCCGTCAGTGGCCGCCGCGCAGTACAACATTGCCGCCAACCATATCGACAACGTGCAAATCATTCGTATGGCCGCAGAAGAGTTCACGCAGGCCATGAATGGCGTGCGGGCGTTTAACCGCCTGGAAGGGATCGATCTCAAGAGCTACCAGTGTGAGACGATTTTTGTCGACCCTCCACGCAGCGGCCTGGACAGCGAAACAGAGAAGATGGTGCAGGCGTACCCGCGCATTCTGTACATCTCCTGCAACCCGGAGACGCTGTGCAAAAACCTGGAAACATTAAGCCAGACGCACAAGGTTGAACGTCTGGCGCTGTTCGATCAGTTCCCGTACACGCACCACATGGAGTGCGGTGTACTGCTCACGGCGAAGTAA
- a CDS encoding YijD family membrane protein — protein sequence MKQSGQDKGTLLLALIAGLSINGTFAAIFSSIVPFSIFPLIALVLTVYCLHQRYLNRTMPVGLPGLAAACFILGVLLYSTVVRAEYPDIGSNFFPAVLSVALVFWIGSRMRSRKSQLPE from the coding sequence ATGAAACAGTCAGGTCAGGATAAAGGGACGCTGTTGCTGGCATTGATCGCTGGCTTATCCATTAATGGCACGTTTGCCGCTATTTTTAGCTCAATCGTTCCATTTTCGATTTTCCCGCTTATTGCGCTGGTGCTGACGGTTTACTGCCTGCATCAACGTTACCTGAACCGCACCATGCCGGTGGGGTTACCGGGTCTGGCCGCCGCCTGCTTTATTCTGGGCGTATTGCTGTATAGCACCGTGGTTCGCGCGGAGTATCCGGATATCGGCTCTAACTTCTTCCCTGCGGTACTGTCTGTGGCGCTGGTGTTCTGGATTGGCTCTCGCATGCGTAGCCGCAAGAGCCAACTGCCAGAGTAA
- the fabR gene encoding HTH-type transcriptional repressor FabR, translating to MMGVRAQQKEKTRRSLVEAAFSQLSAERSFASLSLREVAREAGIAPTSFYRHFRDVDELGLTMVDESGLMLRQLMRQARQRIAKGGSVIRTSVSTFMEFIGNNPNAFRLLLRERSGTSAAFRAAVAREIQHFIAELADYLELENHMPRAFTEAQAEAMVTIVFSAGAEALDVSIEQRKQLEERLVLQLRMISKGAYYWYRREQEKLAHQTEE from the coding sequence GTGATGGGCGTAAGAGCACAACAAAAAGAGAAAACCCGGCGTTCGCTGGTGGAAGCCGCATTCAGTCAACTGAGTGCTGAGCGGAGTTTTGCCAGTTTGAGCCTGCGCGAAGTCGCTCGCGAGGCCGGGATTGCGCCAACGTCCTTCTATCGTCACTTTCGTGACGTGGATGAACTGGGCCTGACCATGGTCGATGAGAGCGGACTCATGCTGCGCCAGCTGATGCGCCAGGCGCGTCAGCGTATCGCCAAAGGAGGCAGCGTGATCCGCACCTCCGTGTCGACCTTTATGGAATTTATCGGCAATAACCCCAACGCGTTTCGTCTGCTTCTGCGCGAACGTTCGGGCACATCGGCTGCGTTTCGTGCCGCCGTAGCGCGGGAAATTCAGCACTTCATCGCGGAACTTGCCGATTATCTTGAACTCGAAAACCATATGCCGCGTGCGTTTACCGAAGCACAGGCCGAAGCGATGGTGACGATTGTATTCAGCGCGGGTGCCGAAGCGCTGGATGTCAGCATTGAACAACGCAAGCAGCTCGAAGAGCGACTGGTACTGCAGCTCAGGATGATCTCCAAAGGCGCGTATTACTGGTATCGCCGTGAACAAGAGAAACTGGCACATCAAACCGAAGAGTGA
- the sthA gene encoding Si-specific NAD(P)(+) transhydrogenase: MPHSYDYDAIVIGSGPGGEGAAMGLVKQGARVAVIERYHNVGGGCTHWGTIPSKALRHAVSRIIEFNQNPLYSDHSRLLRSSFADILNHADTVINQQTRMRQGFYERNHCEILQGNAHFVDEHTLALECHDGSVETITAEKFVIACGSRPYHPADVDFSHPRVYDSDSILSLHHEPRHVIIYGAGVIGCEYASIFRGMDVKVDLINTRDRLLAFLDQEMSDSLSYHFWNSGVVIRHNEEYEKIEGCDDGVIMHLKSGKKLKADCLLYANGRTGNTDSLRLENIGLETDSRGQLKVNSMYQTALPHVYAVGDVIGYPSLASAAYDQGRIAAQALVKGEATAHLIEDIPTGIYTIPEISSVGKTEQQLTSMKVPYEVGRAQFKHLARAQIVGMSVGTLKILFHRETKEILGIHCFGERAAEIIHIGQAIMEQKGGGNTIEYFVNTTFNYPTMAEAYRVAALNGLNRLF, translated from the coding sequence ATGCCACATTCCTACGATTACGACGCAATAGTTATTGGTTCCGGCCCCGGCGGCGAAGGTGCTGCTATGGGTCTGGTGAAACAGGGAGCCAGAGTAGCGGTCATTGAGCGCTACCATAATGTCGGCGGCGGTTGCACCCACTGGGGCACCATCCCTTCGAAAGCCCTCCGCCACGCCGTTAGCCGCATCATCGAATTTAACCAGAACCCTCTTTACAGCGACCACTCCAGACTTCTTCGTTCCTCCTTTGCCGACATCCTGAATCACGCGGATACCGTCATTAACCAGCAGACGCGCATGCGTCAGGGCTTTTATGAGCGTAACCACTGTGAGATTTTGCAGGGCAACGCGCATTTTGTGGATGAACATACCCTGGCACTCGAATGCCACGACGGATCGGTTGAGACAATCACCGCTGAAAAATTTGTTATCGCCTGTGGTTCACGCCCTTACCATCCGGCCGACGTCGACTTCTCGCACCCGCGCGTCTACGACAGCGACTCGATTCTGAGCCTGCACCATGAACCCCGCCACGTCATTATCTATGGCGCGGGGGTCATCGGCTGCGAATATGCGTCGATCTTCCGCGGAATGGATGTCAAAGTAGACCTGATCAACACCCGGGATCGCCTGCTGGCGTTCCTCGATCAGGAGATGTCAGACTCCCTCTCCTACCACTTCTGGAACAGCGGCGTGGTGATTCGCCACAACGAAGAGTACGAGAAGATCGAAGGCTGCGATGACGGCGTGATCATGCACCTGAAGTCTGGTAAAAAGCTGAAGGCAGACTGCCTGCTGTACGCCAACGGCCGTACCGGCAATACCGATTCATTGCGGCTGGAAAATATCGGGCTTGAGACCGACAGCCGCGGCCAGCTCAAGGTCAACAGCATGTACCAGACCGCGTTGCCGCACGTTTACGCGGTCGGCGACGTGATCGGCTACCCGAGCCTGGCATCCGCCGCTTACGATCAGGGCCGCATTGCCGCTCAGGCGCTGGTGAAGGGTGAAGCAACGGCGCACCTGATTGAAGATATCCCGACGGGTATCTACACCATCCCGGAAATCAGTTCCGTGGGGAAAACCGAGCAGCAGCTGACGTCAATGAAGGTGCCTTACGAGGTGGGTCGTGCGCAGTTTAAACATCTGGCGCGGGCGCAAATCGTGGGGATGAGCGTGGGGACACTGAAGATCCTGTTCCACCGCGAGACGAAAGAGATCCTCGGGATTCACTGCTTTGGTGAACGCGCGGCGGAAATCATTCATATCGGCCAGGCGATAATGGAGCAGAAAGGCGGTGGTAACACCATCGAATACTTCGTTAACACCACCTTTAACTACCCGACCATGGCGGAAGCCTATCGGGTAGCCGCGCTGAACGGCTTAAACCGCCTGTTTTAA
- the oxyR gene encoding DNA-binding transcriptional regulator OxyR: protein MNIRDLEYLVALAEHRHFRRAADSCHVSQPTLSGQIRKLEDELGVMLLERTSRKVLFTQAGLLLVDQARTVLREVKVLKEMASQQGEAMSGPLHIGLIPTVGPYLLPHIIPMLHQTFPKLEMYLHEAQTHQLLAQLDSGKLDCAILALVKESEAFIEVPLFDEPMMLAIYEDHPWANRDRVPMADLAGEKLLMLEDGHCLRDQAMGFCFEAGADEDTHFRATSLETLRNMVAAGSGITLLPALAVPRERKRDGVVYLPCIKPEPRRTIGLVYRPGSPLRSRYEQLAEAIRGSMDGHFDSALKQAV from the coding sequence ATGAATATTCGTGATCTTGAATACCTGGTAGCGTTAGCCGAGCATCGTCACTTTCGCCGCGCGGCAGATTCCTGCCACGTCAGCCAGCCGACGCTGAGCGGCCAGATCCGCAAGCTGGAAGACGAGCTGGGCGTGATGCTGCTGGAGCGCACCAGCCGTAAGGTGCTGTTCACCCAGGCCGGTCTGCTGCTGGTGGATCAGGCGCGCACCGTGCTGCGCGAGGTCAAAGTGCTCAAGGAAATGGCAAGCCAGCAGGGGGAGGCGATGTCAGGCCCGCTGCATATTGGCCTGATCCCAACCGTTGGCCCGTACCTGTTGCCGCACATCATTCCGATGCTGCACCAGACGTTCCCGAAACTCGAAATGTACCTGCATGAAGCGCAAACCCATCAGCTGCTGGCGCAGCTGGACAGCGGCAAGCTCGACTGTGCCATTCTGGCGCTGGTAAAAGAGAGTGAAGCCTTTATCGAAGTGCCGCTGTTCGATGAGCCGATGATGCTGGCGATCTATGAAGATCACCCGTGGGCGAACCGCGATCGCGTTCCGATGGCCGATCTGGCCGGGGAAAAGCTGCTGATGCTGGAAGACGGCCACTGCCTGCGCGATCAGGCGATGGGCTTCTGCTTCGAAGCGGGTGCCGATGAAGATACCCATTTCCGCGCAACCAGCCTGGAAACGCTGCGTAATATGGTCGCGGCGGGAAGCGGTATTACGCTGCTGCCTGCGCTGGCCGTGCCGCGCGAGCGTAAGCGTGATGGTGTGGTGTACCTGCCGTGCATTAAGCCGGAACCGCGTCGCACTATTGGTCTGGTGTATCGTCCGGGTTCACCGCTGCGCAGCCGCTATGAGCAGCTGGCAGAGGCCATCCGTGGTTCGATGGATGGCCATTTCGACAGCGCGTTAAAACAGGCGGTTTAA
- the argH gene encoding argininosuccinate lyase codes for MTLWGGRFTQAADQRFKQFNDSLRFDYRLAEQDIVGSVAWSKALVTVGVLTADEQQQLEEALNNLLEEVRLDPQQILQSDAEDIHSWVEGKLIDKVGQLGKKLHTGRSRNDQVATDLKLWCKETVGELLAANRQLQSALVETAQNNQDAVMPGYTHLQRAQPVTFAHWCLAYVEMLARDESRLQDTLKRLDVSPLGSGALAGTAYEIDREQLAGWLGFASATRNSLDSVSDRDHVLELLSNASIGMVHLSRFAEDLIFFNSGEAGFVELSDRVTSGSSLMPQKKNPDALELIRGKCGRVQGALTGMMMTLKGLPLAYNKDMQEDKEGLFDALDTWLDCLHMGALVLDGIQVKRPRCQEAAQQGYANSTELADYLVAKGVPFREAHHIVGEAVVEAIRQGKPLEDLALADLQKFSAVIGDDVYPILALQSCLDKRAAKGGVSPKQVAQAIADAKNRLV; via the coding sequence ATGACACTTTGGGGTGGGCGTTTTACACAGGCAGCGGATCAGCGGTTCAAACAGTTCAACGACTCTTTGCGCTTCGACTACCGCCTGGCCGAACAGGATATCGTCGGCTCTGTGGCCTGGTCCAAAGCGCTGGTGACCGTTGGCGTGCTGACCGCAGACGAGCAGCAGCAGCTGGAAGAGGCGCTGAACAACCTGCTGGAAGAGGTGCGTCTGGATCCGCAGCAAATCCTGCAGAGCGATGCCGAAGATATTCACAGCTGGGTGGAAGGCAAGCTGATCGACAAAGTTGGCCAGTTGGGTAAAAAGCTGCACACCGGCCGCAGCCGTAACGACCAGGTCGCGACCGATCTGAAGCTGTGGTGTAAAGAGACCGTTGGCGAACTGCTTGCGGCCAACCGTCAGCTGCAGAGCGCGCTGGTGGAAACCGCGCAGAACAACCAGGACGCGGTGATGCCGGGTTATACCCACCTGCAGCGCGCGCAGCCGGTGACTTTTGCGCACTGGTGTCTGGCCTACGTTGAGATGCTGGCGCGTGACGAAAGCCGTCTGCAGGATACCCTTAAGCGTCTGGACGTCAGCCCGCTGGGCAGCGGCGCGCTGGCCGGTACGGCGTATGAAATCGACCGTGAGCAGCTGGCAGGCTGGCTGGGCTTTGCCTCCGCCACCCGTAACAGCCTGGATAGCGTCTCCGACCGCGACCACGTGCTGGAGCTGCTCTCCAATGCGTCTATCGGAATGGTGCACCTGTCGCGCTTTGCCGAGGATCTGATCTTCTTTAACTCTGGCGAAGCGGGTTTCGTTGAACTGTCCGACCGCGTGACCTCAGGCTCATCCCTGATGCCGCAGAAGAAAAACCCGGACGCGCTGGAGCTGATCCGCGGCAAGTGTGGCCGCGTGCAGGGTGCGCTGACCGGCATGATGATGACCCTGAAAGGGTTGCCGCTGGCGTACAACAAAGACATGCAGGAAGACAAAGAAGGGCTATTCGACGCGCTCGACACCTGGCTGGACTGTCTGCATATGGGCGCGCTGGTGCTGGACGGCATTCAGGTGAAACGTCCGCGCTGCCAGGAAGCGGCGCAGCAGGGCTATGCCAACTCTACCGAGCTGGCGGACTACCTTGTCGCGAAAGGCGTACCGTTCCGTGAAGCGCACCATATTGTGGGTGAAGCGGTAGTGGAAGCCATTCGTCAGGGTAAACCGCTGGAAGATCTGGCGCTGGCCGATCTGCAGAAGTTCAGCGCGGTTATCGGGGATGATGTGTATCCGATTCTGGCGCTGCAGTCTTGCCTGGATAAGCGTGCAGCAAAAGGCGGCGTGTCGCCGAAGCAAGTAGCGCAGGCGATAGCGGATGCGAAAAACCGGTTGGTTTGA
- the argB gene encoding acetylglutamate kinase has protein sequence MMNPLIIKLGGVLLDSEEALERLFTALVNYRESHQRPLVIVHGGGCVVDELMKGLNLPVKKKNGLRVTPADQIDIITGALAGTANKTLLAWAKKHHIASVGLYLGDGDSVKVTQLDEELGHVGLAQPGSPKLINTLLEGGFLPVVSSIGVTEEGELMNVNADQAATALAATLGADLILLSDVSGILDGKGQRIAEMTAEKAEQLIAQGIITDGMIVKVNAALDAARTLGRPVDIASWRHAEQLPALFNGTPIGTRILA, from the coding sequence ATGATGAACCCATTAATTATCAAACTCGGTGGTGTACTGCTGGACAGCGAAGAAGCGCTGGAGCGTCTGTTTACCGCGCTGGTGAACTATCGCGAATCCCACCAGCGTCCGCTGGTGATCGTGCACGGCGGCGGCTGCGTGGTGGATGAGCTGATGAAAGGGCTCAACCTGCCGGTGAAAAAGAAGAACGGCCTGCGCGTGACGCCTGCTGACCAGATCGACATCATTACCGGCGCGCTGGCGGGTACGGCGAACAAAACGCTGCTGGCGTGGGCGAAGAAACACCACATCGCGTCCGTGGGCCTCTATCTGGGCGATGGCGACAGCGTAAAAGTGACCCAGCTCGACGAAGAGCTCGGCCACGTTGGACTGGCGCAGCCAGGTTCGCCTAAGCTGATTAACACGCTGCTGGAAGGGGGGTTCCTGCCGGTGGTGAGCTCTATCGGCGTGACCGAAGAGGGCGAGCTGATGAACGTTAACGCGGACCAGGCGGCAACCGCGCTGGCGGCAACGCTGGGCGCGGACCTGATCCTGCTCTCCGACGTGAGCGGCATTCTGGACGGTAAAGGCCAGCGCATTGCGGAAATGACGGCTGAGAAAGCCGAGCAGCTGATTGCTCAGGGCATTATTACCGACGGCATGATCGTCAAAGTGAACGCCGCGCTGGATGCCGCACGCACGCTGGGCCGCCCGGTTGATATCGCCTCCTGGCGTCACGCGGAGCAGCTCCCGGCACTGTTTAACGGCACGCCGATTGGCACGCGTATTTTAGCGTAA
- the argC gene encoding N-acetyl-gamma-glutamyl-phosphate reductase, producing MLNTLIVGASGYAGAELVSYVNRHPHMTITALTVSAQSNDAGKLISDLHPQLKGLVDLPLQPMSDISEFTDGVDVVFLATAHEVSHDLAPQFLAAGCVVFDLSGAFRVNDGAFYEKYYGFTHQHPDLLEKAVYGLAEWSADKLKEADLIAVPGCYPTAAQLSLKPLIDAGLLDLSQWPVINATSGVSGAGRKAAISNSFCEVSLQPYGVFNHRHHPEITTHLGAEVIFTPHLGSFPRGILETITCRLKPGVTKEQVNEAFTQAYADKPLVRLYDKGVPALKNVVGLPFCDIGFAVQGEHLIVVAAEDNLLKGAAAQAMQCANIRFGFPETQALI from the coding sequence ATGTTGAATACGCTGATTGTAGGCGCTAGCGGTTATGCGGGCGCAGAGCTTGTAAGCTACGTGAATCGCCATCCACATATGACCATAACCGCTTTGACCGTGTCAGCGCAAAGCAATGATGCAGGAAAGTTAATTTCCGATTTGCATCCGCAGCTTAAGGGCCTGGTCGATCTGCCTTTGCAGCCCATGTCTGACATCAGCGAGTTTACCGACGGCGTTGACGTGGTGTTTTTAGCCACAGCGCACGAGGTCAGTCACGACCTGGCACCGCAGTTTCTGGCTGCCGGCTGCGTGGTGTTCGACCTCTCCGGCGCGTTCCGCGTTAACGACGGCGCGTTCTATGAAAAATATTACGGTTTCACCCACCAGCATCCGGATCTGCTTGAAAAAGCGGTGTACGGCCTGGCGGAGTGGAGCGCAGACAAGCTAAAGGAAGCGGACCTGATTGCCGTGCCGGGCTGCTATCCGACGGCGGCTCAGCTTTCCCTGAAGCCGCTGATCGACGCGGGTCTGCTGGATCTGAGCCAGTGGCCGGTGATCAACGCCACCAGCGGCGTGAGCGGAGCAGGTCGCAAGGCCGCTATCTCAAACAGCTTCTGCGAAGTGAGCCTTCAGCCGTATGGCGTGTTTAATCACCGTCATCACCCTGAAATCACGACGCATCTGGGCGCCGAGGTGATTTTCACCCCGCACCTGGGCAGCTTCCCGCGCGGGATCCTCGAAACTATCACCTGCCGCCTGAAGCCTGGCGTGACCAAAGAGCAGGTGAACGAGGCCTTCACCCAGGCGTATGCGGATAAACCGCTGGTGCGACTTTACGACAAAGGCGTTCCGGCGCTGAAAAACGTGGTTGGTCTGCCGTTCTGCGACATCGGCTTTGCTGTGCAGGGCGAGCATCTCATCGTTGTCGCCGCAGAAGATAACTTACTCAAAGGCGCTGCCGCACAGGCAATGCAGTGTGCAAATATTCGTTTCGGCTTCCCTGAAACGCAGGCTCTTATTTAA
- the argE gene encoding acetylornithine deacetylase: protein MKMNLPPFIEIYRALIATPSISATEEALDQSNESLINLLAGWFSDLGFNVEVQPVPGTRHKFNLLASTGNGAGGLLLAGHTDTVPFDDGRWTRDPFTLTEHDNKLYGLGTADMKGFFAFILDALRDVDVTKLKKPLYILATADEETSMAGARYFSENTSIRPDCAIIGEPTSLQPIRAHKGHISTAVRVLGQSGHSSDPARGVNAIELMHDAIGRIMTLRDDLKERYHYEAFTVPYPTLNLGSLHGGDASNRICACCELHMDIRPLPGMTLSDLDGLLNEALAPVSERWPGRLTVSELHPPIPGYECPPDHQLVEVVEKLLGEKTDVVNYCTEAPFIQTLCPTLVLGPGSINQAHQPDEYLETRFIKPTRELITQVVHHFCWH from the coding sequence ATGAAAATGAACTTACCGCCATTTATCGAGATCTACCGCGCCCTGATTGCCACTCCTTCCATCAGCGCAACGGAAGAAGCGCTGGATCAGAGCAATGAGTCTTTAATCAATCTGCTGGCGGGTTGGTTTAGCGATCTTGGGTTTAACGTTGAGGTTCAGCCCGTCCCCGGAACACGCCACAAATTTAACCTGCTCGCCAGCACCGGAAACGGTGCGGGCGGCCTGCTGCTGGCCGGTCATACTGACACCGTACCGTTTGACGATGGCCGCTGGACGCGCGACCCGTTTACCCTGACCGAGCACGACAACAAGCTCTACGGTCTGGGCACCGCCGACATGAAAGGCTTCTTCGCCTTTATCCTCGACGCGCTGCGTGACGTAGACGTGACGAAGCTGAAAAAACCGCTCTACATTCTGGCGACCGCCGATGAAGAAACCAGCATGGCGGGCGCGCGCTACTTCTCTGAAAACACGTCGATTCGCCCGGATTGCGCGATCATCGGCGAGCCAACCTCTCTGCAGCCTATCCGCGCGCACAAAGGTCATATTTCTACCGCCGTGCGCGTGCTGGGCCAGTCCGGCCACTCCAGCGATCCGGCGCGCGGCGTGAACGCCATTGAGCTAATGCATGATGCCATCGGCCGCATCATGACCCTGCGCGACGATCTGAAAGAACGTTATCACTACGAGGCGTTCACCGTGCCGTACCCGACCCTGAACCTGGGCAGCCTGCACGGCGGCGATGCCTCGAACCGTATCTGCGCCTGCTGCGAACTGCATATGGACATCCGCCCGCTGCCGGGCATGACACTGAGCGATCTCGACGGCCTGCTGAACGAAGCGCTGGCTCCGGTAAGCGAGCGCTGGCCTGGTCGTCTGACGGTCTCCGAACTGCATCCGCCGATCCCGGGTTACGAATGCCCGCCGGACCATCAGCTTGTTGAAGTCGTGGAAAAGCTGCTCGGTGAGAAAACCGACGTGGTGAACTACTGCACCGAAGCGCCGTTTATTCAGACGCTGTGCCCGACGCTGGTTCTTGGCCCTGGCTCCATTAACCAGGCCCACCAGCCGGATGAATATCTGGAAACTCGCTTCATCAAGCCGACCCGCGAACTGATTACCCAGGTTGTGCATCACTTCTGCTGGCATTAA